Proteins encoded within one genomic window of Acuticoccus sediminis:
- a CDS encoding uracil-DNA glycosylase has translation MSAAVDAIVQALSSVELENVFNPYAERCPLHDRSDAPRRRQQNLAMSLETAVDLKVRTIWIARDLGYRGGRRTGLALTDEVHLDSYSVLFQGLRVAKATKGPAIGERTATVIWQMLQRLAEPVFLWNVFPLHPHEPGAPMSNRCHTRRERQACARFLHDIMDLLQPETVIAIGGDAHRAVDELGVSAIQVRHPSYGGQNTFIAQIEQAYALPPCRTPDLFTQPA, from the coding sequence ATGAGTGCCGCCGTCGATGCCATTGTCCAGGCGCTGAGCAGCGTTGAACTGGAGAATGTCTTCAATCCATATGCCGAGCGATGCCCGCTGCATGATCGAAGCGATGCGCCGCGCCGGCGGCAGCAGAACCTTGCCATGAGTCTGGAAACGGCGGTCGACCTCAAGGTCCGCACGATCTGGATTGCCCGCGACCTGGGCTATCGCGGCGGCCGCCGCACCGGCTTGGCGCTGACTGACGAGGTCCATCTCGATTCCTATAGCGTGCTGTTCCAGGGTCTGCGCGTGGCCAAGGCCACCAAAGGCCCCGCCATCGGCGAACGCACGGCAACCGTCATCTGGCAGATGCTGCAGCGGCTGGCCGAACCCGTCTTCCTCTGGAACGTCTTTCCGCTCCACCCGCATGAGCCGGGCGCGCCGATGAGCAACCGTTGCCATACGCGTCGCGAGCGGCAAGCCTGCGCTCGCTTCCTGCATGACATTATGGATCTTCTGCAGCCGGAAACCGTCATCGCAATCGGTGGCGATGCCCACCGCGCTGTCGATGAACTGGGGGTCAGTGCCATCCAGGTTCGCCACCCGAGCTATGGCGGGCAGAACACTTTTATCGCGCAGATCGAGCAGGCCTACGCCCTGCCGCCCTGCCGGACGCCCGATCTATTCACGCAGCCTGCGTGA
- a CDS encoding C1 family peptidase translates to MTLQISTDMRRDLGTVRDQGRRPTCLSFAASDAHRHARGHPDWLCVEWLYFHAARRAGTGPRCGTTMPDTQAILRGTGQPVEAAWPYSAAWPDPASWQPPGGVSSLFTCESSSCAPGLHGIRAGLLAGRPVVVGVFLSGTYRFPADWTLIGTEVLLAPDRHEPIDRNDGHAMVIVGHGRHAGEPVMLLRNSWGSRWGHEGHAWVREDCLAPRLVGAFVIKEGDGDVLQSDVSGANAGTRLA, encoded by the coding sequence ATGACGCTGCAGATTTCGACCGACATGCGTAGAGACCTGGGCACGGTTCGCGATCAGGGCCGCCGCCCGACCTGCCTATCGTTTGCCGCTTCCGATGCGCACCGGCATGCGCGCGGCCACCCTGACTGGCTGTGCGTCGAATGGCTCTACTTTCATGCCGCTAGGCGGGCTGGGACGGGACCGCGCTGCGGCACCACGATGCCGGATACACAGGCGATCCTGCGCGGCACGGGACAGCCGGTAGAGGCGGCTTGGCCGTACTCAGCCGCCTGGCCCGATCCTGCGTCATGGCAGCCGCCGGGCGGGGTCTCATCGCTCTTCACCTGCGAGTCCAGCAGCTGTGCGCCAGGTCTGCACGGCATCCGAGCCGGGCTTCTTGCCGGGCGCCCCGTGGTGGTCGGGGTCTTCCTGTCCGGGACGTACCGGTTTCCGGCGGACTGGACCCTTATCGGCACCGAGGTGCTGCTGGCGCCGGATCGCCACGAGCCGATCGATCGGAACGACGGGCACGCCATGGTGATCGTCGGACACGGCCGTCACGCGGGCGAGCCGGTGATGCTATTGCGCAATTCCTGGGGTTCCCGCTGGGGGCATGAGGGCCATGCCTGGGTGAGGGAGGACTGTCTGGCTCCGCGACTGGTCGGCGCCTTTGTCATCAAGGAAGGAGACGGTGATGTTCTACAATCCGATGTCAGCGGCGCCAACGCCGGTACGCGCCTGGCTTGA